Within Plasmodium coatneyi strain Hackeri chromosome 14, complete sequence, the genomic segment GGGGCACTTCTCAGAGAAGAATGTGCCTACGTGGAGTTACAACTCACCAAAGGTGaagcaacaaaaaagggagtaaCTGTTTCCCCACCCACGATGATGTCGTTATGAAGGGGGGGAGTAAAAACGTTGGCGTACTTTTTGCGCTTGAATAGGTGCCGCTACAGCTGTTATGTGACTTCAATGTGTGGGTTATTCGTAAAATGAGCGATATACTCCCGGCTTGTTTCCATTCGAACGTTTgccttttgcatttttaatACTGTTGGTAAGgtttaatgtaaaaaagctgttttttttttttttttttaaaatacctTACATGTTCAGGCGatttttagcttttttttttttttttttgccaaaattTTCTTggctgttcatattttttatccatTAGGCTCATACGCAAAGTTGGCCAAATGTGGGGAGATTAATCCCCATCTCGTTATGTAACACAACTTTTGTCACTTCAGGGGTGGGGTGAGGTACACTCGAGCAACTTCCCCCGGGTGTGCACACGTGAATGCCcctggtaggtgggttgtaatGGTAATATGTGTTAAACGTGAGTATGGTCTAACGTCGCACTTGCTCGGGGGCTCCGTGGAGACAGTAGGGCAGCACACCAATCGCATAAATTCTACACACCCATCCGGTGGAAACTCCGTTTGGCTGTCCACCgcctgacttgttcataacATTCTGCGAAAAATTGGGAACAACGCTGTtagcacatttttgttaacgtttctttttgtactttttaaaacTCGCCCTGCTAAATTGCCATCTGTAAGGCCCAGTttgtgtaaaataaaaatgagttaAAGCGGGAGGATTTGTTTCCCCGTTCACAATATGTTAACCGTTGTCCTGTCGTTAACTGATCCCCCGCCGATGGCTTGTCTACCGCCCACCATGTTACGCAAGCGCAGAAAAGCACACGAAGAGTCCCCCCTCTTAAAACGCGTTAATCCTCATTGAGGGAGTTGCTTCCTCCGCGACATCCTATCCTGAAAACGCACGctgggttaaaaaaaagtaaggtCAATTGTTACAGTGGCGAAAAGTTGACGTGACAaattattttacattttcatttaaaatgtggAACACAAAAAGTCAGCTGTACAAGAAAATGGGCAAACATTCCAGTAAAGTGTGCATACAGAGTTCCTCCCTGGTGTATGCCAAAGGGGGGTACCCCTATTTATATGTAACGTCATCGCCCGGTCGAAGAGTAAAATTAACCCCATGGGAggagtaacaaaaaaaaaaaaaaaaaattcgtcgAACCATCTCAacatttttacacccccGTATATGCTCCTCCCGTGGAGGTACTTCTCCCCATCTACACACGTTCGTCATGCACacatgtttccatttttatgataaaTAAAGGACACATAAAATGACCGCTTCAAACCAGCGCAGCGACGTGGACGTTATTTTTTCCGAGTGGTCCGTATGTTCACCAAGTGTAGTAAGTTCATCCACAAgcatgtgcaaaaaagaaaaaagggttgCTAATAGCACAACAAAGAAAGGGGTTGATAggtctttcatttttccctcatCACTATGTCCCATTTGAACCAAATCATGGCAATTAttgtaagaaaaataaaaaaaaacaccagcTGGAGGGTATACCAGGATCAtttaacacaaaaaaggaaggttcctCTTATTCGTTATTTTACCCCCCAGAACTTCGCCTAGAAACTCATTTCGTTGCGCCTGCCGTGGATATGTGGGTCATGCGGAGAAATGGCATCGATACGACATCGATCGACTTGGTGGCCGTCAAGGTGATTACCCCACCCGCATAATCATTATGACAGGCAGAGAGACAAATGGAAAGGATCACGAAACGGAAGAGCACGATTAAGCGAAGGAGCGAAGGCCTCCCCAACATTGTAGCGTCACGATTGGGGCACTCGCCTTCATGGCAGAACACCTATTCTGTTAAAAGCGTCCCACCAACGATTGGGCAGCACAACTGCATACATGCATAGATGTTTATGTATGCAGTGAATATGCTGCGCCTGCCCGTACACTGCacctttttgcttctttttgcatgcgtttttttttttattttttttttcaggatCATTTAGCTCATATCAGTGTAGCGCCCTTGACCCCCAATTAGCTACTCAGCTTCCACagggaacataaaaaagtttCACACGTTACTTTTGCAAAACGAACTCTCCAAACGATTTTGCTTGCCATTCATATACTCCATGCTGATGATATTTTAAGGTACATCCCTcctgccaaaaaaaaggaattcctTCCTGAGTGCACTTCTCCTCGTAggtgaatatatattccactaCCCAGtgaccttctttttattttctctgcCATTCTTACCTTCGCGTAAATAACTACCTCTGTGAGGAGAACCTTCAACTGTAGATCCTCCCCAAGCCAAGAAATAGAATCGGAAGGCGCTACTAATTTGTAAAGTTCCAGAAAGCGGATCGCTTCtagattttttcatttccgcTTGATTCTCGTATTTTCTGTGAGCTCGCTTGACAGTTCCGCTCGGTCGAAGCGTTTGCATTAGTTTACGGTTGTAAACACGGTAAACACTACAGGTAGAGTTAACGCCACGAATAGGGCCAACAGAACCTACCCACGATGGAGCAGGAGATCCACGAACAAGTACACCTAACGGAGGACGGCGGAGTGATCAAAACGATCCTCAGGAAaggtgaagaaggagaagaaaatgtcccCAAGAAGGGAAACGAAGTGACGGTACACTACGTAGGAAAACTCGAAAGCAACGGAAAAGTTTTCGATTCATCTGTTGAAAGAAATGTGCCCTTCAAGTTTCACCTAGGACAAGGAGAAGTAATAAAAGGATGGGATATCTGCGTAGCgtcgatgaaaaaaaatgaaaaatgttcaGTCCGTCTGGATAGCAAGTACGGCTACGGAGAAGAAGGATGTGGAGAAAGCATCCCTGGGAACAGTGTGTTAATATTTGAAATAGAACTGCTGAGCTTTAGAGAAGccaaaaaaagtatatacgATTATACgaatgaggagaaaattcAGGCAGCCTTTGATTTGAAAGAACAAGGaaatgaatttttcaaaaaaaatgaaataaacgAAGCTATATCCAAGTATAAGGAAGCGTTAGACTTTTTCATGCACGCAGACGATTGGGAGGGAGATttatctgaaaaaaaaaaaaacatcgaaATTATTTGCAACCTAAATTTGTCTACATGCTACAATAAGAATAAGGACTTCCCGAATGCCATCGCCCACGCGTCGAAGGTTTTAAAGTTTGacaaaaataatgttaaGGCGCTTTACAAACTGGGTGTCGCTAATATGCACTTTGGCTTTTTGGAGGTTGCCCGGGAAAATCTCTACAAAGCTGCTTCTCTAAACCCCAACAATGTGGAAATACGCAACTCCTATGACGCCTGCCtgaacaaattgaaggagGCCCGCAAGAGGGACAAACTCACCTTCGGAGGAATGTTCGACAAGGGCATTCTCTacgaggagaagaagagcagCGCTAAGTGAAGCGGTCACATGTAGTGAAAGGGTGCATCCTAATCACatcatatgcacacatgcagAATATGCCTGTGAAATTCCCCCATACCGCATCACACCTCATTTTTGAGACCTTTCCGATTTAAATTCACCACAGGTGGTCAGCTCCCTTGCAATTTATGATTTCGCATGGGTTAAGGAGTTTAACGAATGGGGGTGCCAACCAGTTATCATACCTCTTGTTGACGTTTTACAATGAAGCAGTCTAACTATATGTGCAAATCGATATGTGTGCAAATGAGCATGTGCACATAGTAATATATGCACGCACGCATGCAACGTTACCTTCCCATGGTAGGGGGAACTTTGCAGTGAGGCCGCTCCCAATTAGGGAAGTGCATACCCCCACGTGTATGGATAGGCATTGCTACATTTTGCCACCATCCGTGcgaacatttttaataacttttttttttaacaagtATATATCGTTGCAAGTGTATATCGTTGCCCGCACGCACCCCCTAGGTCCACGCGATGTACGTGCCAAACAGGGGGGGcccaataaaaaaataaagcaaattGATCAGTAGGACAAAGTTCCACTTATCTGAGTACTTGAGCTGGTAGGCGTAGTGGATGtagaaaaggggggaactcGCTATAAGCCGCAGGATGAtctgcacaaaaaaagggggggcgaAATGATAATTGGTGAATTGGCCATGCTGAGGTGTTCTTCACCCCATTGGACAGAACACGATCACGGTCACAAGTAACGCTTCCACATTGCTACGACGTCGGTGCTTTGTTACCGCTTGTTCTCACCTCTCCGTGGGCAAAAATCAACAGGTAGAAGCATAAGACGCCCAGGTGGAGGACCTCCCCCAGGAAGGGGGTAAACAGGAAAGAAGTCTGACCCCGGGGAAATGTCCAGTTGcgaaaaaaatcatacacTGCATGAAACGACGTCAAATAAACAGGAAGTGCATACAGTATACTACCACTTGGCGATCGgagcaattttaaaaactgAACATCCCAATACTTATGCTGAATGTAGTTGTAAACAAATGGAATAGTTTTGTCGCACCATGGTCTACGTATCAGTTGGTCTGCCCCACGGGTGTACCTCCACCTGCTTGCATACTGAATAGGGTTTGCCCAAAGGGATATAGAAAAGTtgagaaattttttgtgttcctCTTTCCATAGTTTATCATATCCCTGCACGCAATACAAGTGGTAGGCGTAGGCTTGAAAGGTCACAAACGGTAGTACTACTAATGCTGCTTCGAGGAGGGCCTTTCCCCAGTGGAGGACAAACTGCAACAGCATTCGTTTGTTTAAGAAGTGGTTCAATATCTGCTCTCCGTCTGTTTTGCGTCGTTCCCACGGGAGTGATATCACCCCTGCACAGTGCACACAGAATGCACATGTCCTTACGGTGTGCACGAAAAGAggtattaaaaataaaattccatTAGATCTGAAAAGGGATGCAAcggaaaaggacaaaactGCTAACAGTTCGAAGGGGAATCTCCCCTTGCCGAAATTCAGGGACCACTGCAAAAAGTTGAATCCCCAAATGGACAGACAGCTAAAGAAACTTTCGCTGTAAAAACTGCTCATGTGTATGCTTCCCATATTAAAGGTGAATAGAAGTGCAGCCATGAAGCTCAGACGGCGGCAGTCCTCTACACTCTTAACCTTATCCAAGTAGTTGTCCCCCTTCTTTAAACCGATACGTGATGCCCTTCCACGGAGCGACGTAAAGGCGAATAGGTACAACCCAATGACGGAAAGaacgaacaaaaaattattcgcAACTATACATATTAGCACGTGCATCGAGCAGGCACCCACATTGGGGAACACCCCCTCCAGCAGTCTTTTTAGGTAACCTACCACTAAAGGCAGTGCAGGAAAAAACGCATGGTTCTGCTCGTACAGGTATTCTGCCTCGTTTAATGATAAccgtaaaaaatattccccatcccaggaagaaaaacattttaaataactcCACAAAatccccttttcttcatcgCACAGGAGGTCATTGCTAAATTTGTAACTGCTTATCAGTCTGGACCATAGGATGGTGTATCCTACAGTGAATGCTCTGACTATAAGAGCAATCGATGCAACGATTAGCACGTCGAAGATCACTTTGTGTTCCGTTCTGgctgcttcctccttctgctcCTTCTGCTCCTGCTGGGGTTTAGCTTTCCCCTCGTCTCGCATGGTTGGGAAAAAGGTCCTCCCCAGGTGGGGAGCTCCATACAATGGGTGAAATATCGCAGTTTCGTTACGTGTGTCTTCCTCACCACCTggcttccttcatttgcttGCACTTATTAATCCTTCTATGGTGCGCCCAACTGGACAGCAAAAACTGCACCTCTGCAACCGCGTCGCTGCTCCAGGCACTagcatccccctttttttccttcaaggGCAAAGAAGCTTCACAGGAGCTACACAGAGAAGGTCCACTGCATGCCCTCTTGGTGTcttcaaaaatggggaaaaggcAAAGCGCACCGCACCGGTTTTTTCCTATGttgggggggagaaaatCTCCCAACTGGAAAACGTCAAATGGGGAGCCGCGCGAGGGGCTAATTCGGCAGCAAAGTtgtattacaaaaaaaaaaaaaaaaaaaatatatacgcCCCGAAGTAATCGGGCAATTTTTAagttctgttcttttttttttttttttttcttctttttttggttaaCGCGCGGCTAAACGGAGTGGATCCATTTAGGAGGAGGCTCCCTAAAGTTGGATCCCTTTTAACGAAGTCGCGAAAGGAAATTGAGGAGAAAATTCCAACAGCGTTAGTAACCCGTGCATGCCAGCGATGTGGCAGCAAAGCCTTTTTTGGCAGTAAACTATCCTATGGCTAGCTGCAACTCCATTATTGTCCCGACGATGGAGGAACGGAACCAGGCGACTGAACTAGGGGGGATGACGTCGTTCACCCGGGAAGAAGAACCACACGAACGAAACAATAACGAAGTGACGCTGCtcgaaataaaaaggaaagtccAAAACGAGAAGGAGGCACAGAAGGACGACGGTAAACAAAGAAagtttaaaataattaactACACATCCAAGGATAGTCTTGTGAGCAAAGTAGAGAAggacttcttcctttacttttgTTTCCTGTGCGGTTATAATTGCCTAATTAGCGAAACAGACGTAACAGATTTGCCAAAGAGGACCACAGACGGATCGATCATAtttccctttaaaaaaattgtacacaaaaaatttcataaaacgaaaaaggaacatatacttataagaagaaaggaagacgCGTTGGAAGTTCAATTCCGAATTCTATGCAAGGAGTGTGGGGTTCCTATTGGCTATGTCAACAGCCTGGCCGAAGATAACGCATACATTTATTACTATAACTATTCCTTTGTTCGGAGCCAGACAAAATCGAAACTTTTTAAGGACGTCTCGCTGTGAAACGGGCGTCTAAAatgtttatatttatatttttttttttttttacaaaacggGACAAATGGAACCCATCAATTTGGTGCATACACACTGCCCACTTTGGTCCTCCCATTCGGGCAACTTCAACAGGCTGCGCCATAATGCGCCATGTTTCACGTGATATGTTCGTTAATTCGTTTTTagtatttccctttttcgccCCGGCCAAACCAACTCCACGTGCCTGGACTCGTACTACATGTCCTCTCCCcgcagaaggggaagaatgtCATACTTGCTGTCCTTCCCTTCGCGCATAAACTCGCGTTGGATGTTACTTTTCCCTCCATCCGCCTGCCTCCCTGGGGGGACACTCCGAATTGCCTGACCGGCACCCTCCCCCCCAGCCTGATACTTTTTCTCCGTCGTCGAAGTTATCATATTGCTGACGTTCGGTTCGAGATTCACGTTCATGTTGAAGAAGCCTACTTTCTGGATGGACCCTCTGACTTCATGCGGGCCTCCCTTCTTGGTCCTCGTGCTGGGCATGACAACCTGTGCGAACAGgggggggagagaaaaaaatgggcatgtGTCTAGTTCAGGGGTGCTCTACTACGAAGCGGTGTGATATATCCCCCATGTTATTAACGCTAATGTGGCCACTAATGTGACCACCCCGCAGCAGTACCATTTTTCCCATGGACCACGTAGTCACGCCCCCGTAAATGATCAGGATATCCCCCACCCTGAAAAAGTACTTGCAGCTTTTGAGGCTGTTCATTTGGGTCAAATTGGATGGGCCTGCCAAATTGGACGCGTTTACTCTGTTCGTCCCGATGTGAGGCTTCTTCCCCATCTCATGGGAAAACCTTGTATGTTCACTCGTGCCGCTACCCACATGGTCGTTCAGATTGAGCGGACTGCCGCTGTACCATTCCACCGCATCGTCCAGGTCATCATTGAATACGTCGACATTCTTTCTGGTGAGTTCCTCTTCTATGAGCGTGCGGGGGATACACAAAATGACCGACCCACTTATGTCTGCCACTAGGTAGTGGTATTTCACTATGTTGTTTATGTGATCTGGGGGGTCCTCTATAAACTTCACGATAAGGCACTGTATGCACAGGTTGCTCATTTGCGGCTTCAGGTCCTTTATCGGAAAAAACGTTTCATCAGACATTCTCCCACAGGTCAATAAGCATGGTACGCAAAGCTTCTTTCCCAAGCGGCTTCTTAGCCGCCTACCCAACCAATCTTTACTCAACCGTGAACACTGCCAAGATGGCTGAACAGAAAACTTTTCCGACTCACACTTCCCTACGACGGAAAACGAAAGCGGCGTCTCTGTGCTTGGCTCATTTTGGAAGGGTCCCCCATAAGTTCATATAAAAGGGGCAATTTAtcttacataaaaaaaattaaataaatcaATATATGGatgaataaatgaaaaagcaaaaaagaagttgaAGCATTCCTTCTCCCGTTCATGCACTGAGGATCCGTGCAGATGGAGCAACGGTGGGGGAGCGCATATACCGGGGAATAACTATTTTTTACTACGTAAAATGACATAGCCAAGAGGACGGTGGAAGGTGTCACATAAAACAAGGGCGAAGTTACACGGGGAGAGCAAACGGGGCAAGAaaatggaggggaaaaaaaaaaaagccaaaaaaaaacagccaaaaaaaacagcaaaaaaaaaaaaaaaaaaaaaaaaaaaaaaaaaaaaaattgcagctAACTAAGTGTTTGTAAgccaaaaatatgtacagcttttttttttgttgtttatgTGTGATCTGCCTGCGGTGAATTACAAATTGGGGGAATTTTCCCAGGAGGCGTATCCGCACGCGTGTTGTCATGTCTCCGgtatttttgttataaacAGGTGGGACAGGAACTTCAggttaaagaagaagaagggccTGAGAGGGGGTGGCGAGCGGGGCGAGtgaaaatatacacacgcGCGGTAAGAGAAGTGCATACACGTATGCACAGACACTTCATCGCACACACTGACGTGCAGTCCCACCTGTACTGCCGGTTGTTGATATTTAGGGTGTCCTCCGAAGAGCTTAGCTTCAGCTTAGACAATATTTTAAAGGACATCCACTTGAGCATATTATTGCTGGCGctcaaataattttttaaacgcAACTGAATGATATTCTTATACTTAAAGGGCTCGCTTAGAGACTCGGGGTAACTTATTTCAATCAccttttcactttccttGAATGTATACTCCCCTATCCTAACCATTTTAACTAAGCCATTTTCGCTCTCCCCCTGAAATTTTACCAAAGGCTTTATCAAGTCATAACTTGGGACGGACAAATCCCAACTGCGTATTTTATTGTACGATATTTTTAGGGCTTCCaaaacttcctttttgttcacctCGGAACGCATAACCAGCACCTTGTTCGATTCGTTCAGGAAGAGGAGGTAGCGGAAGTAGGTCACTACGCATGGGTTGTAAATAACTCGATCTCTGTCCTTCGGGTCCAGGTGTATATTACCAATGTCCTTCAGGGCTGTCGTAGCGGGAAAAGGTGATCACTGTGGATGGCGCACAACGGTAGTATCGCTTAAACGTTCACGTGCGCGTAACTCCGTCGCAAAGTGTAACATGCGCAATTTGCTCATACGTGGGGCGTTTTTCTTCGCCTTTTCAGCCACTCACATCTTATGTACGTGACGCAGCTGATGTAGACACCGTCGTGCCGGATGCGGGGATACTCCAGCAGCAGCCTGGAGGAGGTAAAGCGGAACGGATGTGTGCAGGGTAATATTACCCATTCGGCTCGTgcgttttgttctttttttttttttttttttttttttgcattttttgcgGGATTACAACTCATCTCCCCGCTGGCACACCTTTTGAAGGAATTCCCGTACGCCCTGCTCTTCTCCTCACAGTTTTGGAAGTTCCTCTCGCACAGCCGCTTATATTCGCTTTCAACCGAAACATTGGAGTGTATCTCTTTGCAGGAAAAGAGGAATCTGCATTGCAGGGTtatcgcaaaaaaaaaaaaataacgtatGAACGGTTCATACGAAGTTGTGTTATCTCTTTTGCCTCCCCGTTTTGGTACAAGTAAAACGTAGCACTCGTTGAATGTGGCCACGCTGATGGGTCCCAAAGGACAAAACTATCCCTCTTCACACAGGTATGCGTGTGtgcaaaaggaaataatgtAACACGCACACATGAGGAACACGTTTACAAGAAGGTAAAACTGTGTAGGAAATTTTTAACTGTAACTCATGCATCCTATCATCCATTCATCTAAAATGCATCTCTCACATGTTGTATACATTTGTGGAGGTCACGTTCCTATGTGTGTGATGAGAACCCTCTTTTGACATGACGTGGATGACACTGTGCTAACCTATGGAGGGAGTAAAAATCCAGGAACTTTATAATGCCAAAAAAGTTTTCTGTTAATATATTAATCATGTAGGTATTTTGCTCCCTCTGGGTGGTTTCTTCTACAGGTGTATTTTTATCACTGCATTTTGAAAAGGTGGGGAATGGGATGAAGCGTATTGGCagtaggggaaaaatgcgtaaaaaaatggtgtattaaaatggaaagggaacTGTAGCCGCAGATATATGGTAGACAGAATGGATTGCCATCCCTATATTAGAGCATCCAAAAGTACCTGCTCTCACCGTTGTCGTCGACATATATTTTGAGAACATTTGGATAGAGCTTAACAGCTTCttggtaaaattttgtagccttcaaataattttcatCACGCTCATGGTTTAATGCTTGCAGGAATAAttgttttgctttttccttttttgagtTTATGCAATTTGTAGACTTATCGGGGGGCTGTTTCGTTTCTTCGAACATTTCTCTAATTTGTGTGGGGGGGTACTtaaaacgggggaaaaagacACAATTTGGCGGAACGTTGGTGCAACGTGGGTAGGGCGTGTCCCAGATCATCTGTGTCCACCGGAGGGACACATGCCAAGACGCCTTACCAAATTGACAGATTTAATAcgtttaaaatgaaaaaggaaaaaagatcAAGAAGACACTGTGCTCGAAGACTAACAAGGTGCGTTTTGCAAGGAGGGGCTCCTTTGAGCATGTGCAAATCCGCACTTTTATATCCTACACGTGTATGCTACGAATGTATGCTGGCGCGTGCACCCCTACATACATGTCGGAGTTATTATCTACATAAGGCACGTTGTGGACATGTGCGCAAGGAAAACACCCCAAAGGCAtgcgcgtaaaaaaaaaaaaaaaaaaaaaaaaaaacgcaaaaaaattttgcaacaccaaaaaatgatttttcgccaaaaatgaaaaaaacgcaaaaggTCAAAAAATCACTGAGCCTACTTCACCAAATGGGGCTTCAAAAACGGTTTGCATTTATGTGATCTAAAAGGGTGAGTgaattaaaaggggaaaaaaaaaaaaaaaaaaaaaggaggcagtAAAACTCCGCAGCATGCTTATTCCCCCGTGAAaggttcaaaaaaaaaaaaaaaaagtcaaaaagGGCACATTGtcaaagtgtaaaaatagGTGTTATAATGAGAAGGGCACGCGAAAGGACCAGTTGTATATTCGCCATACACATGTGCCTTCACCTGTTAGCACATAAGTATGCAGTACGCCCGCACACCTCCCCCCAGCTCGTGTGTGCGTGTACATGCCTCCTTACATGCATAAAAATTTGCCCATTCAGACCTGCGGGAAAAAAGCCAAATGTGCATTTTCGCGTGTGCATGAGTTTGTTTCcaatttgcttcttccattttgtttgtttcttcaTACATTTTGCTTGCTTGTCCATCCATTTGTGTTTCCaacaaatttgcaaaaaagtacccacacaaaaaatgtacacctTCATTAATTTT encodes:
- a CDS encoding Peptidylprolyl isomerase, with the translated sequence MEQEIHEQVHLTEDGGVIKTILRKGEEGEENVPKKGNEVTVHYVGKLESNGKVFDSSVERNVPFKFHLGQGEVIKGWDICVASMKKNEKCSVRLDSKYGYGEEGCGESIPGNSVLIFEIELLSFREAKKSIYDYTNEEKIQAAFDLKEQGNEFFKKNEINEAISKYKEALDFFMHADDWEGDLSEKKKNIEIICNLNLSTCYNKNKDFPNAIAHASKVLKFDKNNVKALYKLGVANMHFGFLEVARENLYKAASLNPNNVEIRNSYDACLNKLKEARKRDKLTFGGMFDKGILYEEKKSSAK